The Solenopsis invicta isolate M01_SB chromosome 12, UNIL_Sinv_3.0, whole genome shotgun sequence genome window below encodes:
- the LOC120359236 gene encoding uncharacterized protein LOC120359236 — MRLRHIENHIEQQLALAEIISHSYENLIKNGTESITPQRVKTRLSILKENWEQFSLEHKAINLAVSELTELDKNAIKVNPYFIKNLFISTHECYSESIEKLSLLLEPDQGNMPRTSSSQSISLTSFIPSTNTSTSTSSATLTCHHRTRLPRLDLPKFNGTRSDWLNFKGLFCSLVLDNPTLSLVEKLQYLKLSLIGPPALLLKNTSLVAENFQKAWDSLVAYYENTRLLLDSALQSLFDIKRMTKESAGELEKLYTHVTQIYRTLETLQRPVSYWDDFLVFLVVQKLDSESLKLWEQHLGSRKDPPTWKELYDFLVARLLTLKACEKKQTTKNVSSPVQSFLRSHYQGKSKNITTPNVKCPICSEIHYVVACPTYSLKTVQQRLALISKHKLCFNCLGSHRSAECCNVKRCRKCGAKHHTSIHPGKSQDTKTITPALKSKDIDVVKATTAVVKILSHKGENFNARILIDQGSEISLITERLVQRLRLPRNHSRLLIIGIGEKPNASKGQTSFTLKPCYNSAFKCTVSAHILPKITDFIPSLVVENQGWTHLKGLQLADPNYLSPGPVDILVGADTYGKIIDKGLIKGPSDTPIAQLTKFGWIISGPSQSNLKTVNTRGFHVFVEENLYNLLHRFWEFEEIPSTKVSTLSAEEQACENHFKSTHTRDRDGRYIVRLPFKLSTEKLGDSQTKAVRLVKRLFSQFKTNKDYASAYSEFIAEYERLNHMQLWSTPDSDYLSYYLPHHGVWREQSITTKLRVVFNASSPSSSGYSLNDLLHTGPKLQTDLFDVLIYFRLFRYVFSTDIEKMFRQVKMHPDDWRFQLTYGLACAPYLALRTLQQLAEDEDSRFPLAITSLTKGRYVDDIFGGADSIEQTKEIVTQLNQLCMAGGFNLQKWSSNQVEVLTEIPEKNRIAHFAVNIKDNVAVKTLGLHWITTTDTFQFTFNLSIPDVITKRVILSNIAKLFDPLGFLAPVIITAKIFIQQLWSNKLGWDDPLPEALALKWTNFVMSLQDTPRLTFPRWIGYMSDLKIELHGFCDASQQAVAAVVYIRTENQNREIKTALLCSKTKVAPLKKLTIPRLELTGAVLLTKLVSHVLKVLNLKNVPLLLWTDSTITYTWLNHHPYRWKDFVHNRVCYVQEVLTQAVWKFVPGVENPADLATRGLTPNQLSQMSSWWTGPHWLTLSPSSWPTVVPSHSFEKGSLEERPTKVTSYTINTVHLWDLINRYSSLMKLLRITAVEATMNSRPFSALSEDPEDLNALTPGHFIMGCAPSLIPEPSLETVKLSHLSRWQLIRQMLDSFWTRWSKECLQRYYARYKWNKVVPSLTVGNLVLVVDERYPPAKWPLGRIIQTHEGKDGLTRVVTVRTQTSILKRPIVKVCPLPIDVPTL, encoded by the exons ATGAGGCTCAGACATATTGAGAATCACATTGAGCAGCAGCTTGCACTCGCGGAAATTATATCTCACTCTTACGAAAACCTTATTAAAAATGGAACCGAAAGTATAACTCCGCAACGAGTAAAAACACGTCTTTCAATTCTTAAAGAGAATTGGGAACAGTTTTCTTTGGAACATAAAGCTATTAACCTAGCGGTCTCAGAGCTTACAGAATTGGATAAGAATGCTATAAAAGTTAATccttattttatcaaaaatctgTTCATCTCAACACACGAATGTTATTCGGagtctattgaaaaattaagtttattgcTTGAACCAGATCAAGGAAATATGCCTAGAACATCGTCTTCTCAATCTATATCGCTAACGTCTTTCATTCCGTCAACCAACACATCTACGTCGACGTCTTCCGCGACGCTTACTTGTCATCACCGGACACGGCTTCCGCGACTAGATTTGCCTAAATTTAATGGTACCCGATCTGATTGGTTAAACTTTAAAGGTTTATTTTGTTCCCTAGTATTAGATAATCCGACTTTAAGTCTAGTTGAAAAActacagtatttaaaattaagtctAATTGGCCCTCCTGCACTCTTGTTGAAAAACACCTCCTTAGTCgcggaaaattttcaaaaagccTGGGACTCGCTAGTTGCTTATTATGAAAATACAAGATTATTATTGGACTCTGCTTTACAATCTTTATTCGATATTAAACGCATGACGAAGGAGTCGGCCGGTGAGTTAGAAAAATTGTATACTCATGTGACTCAAATCTATAGAACTTTAGAGACATTACAGAGACCAGTTTCTTATTGGGATGATTTCCTAGTATTTCTCGTTGTACAAAAACTTGATTCCGAATCGTTAAAACTTTGGGAACAACATCTAGGTTCACGGAAAGATCCCCCCACGTGGAAGGAGCTTTACGATTTTCTTGTTGCCCGCTTGCTTACGTTAAAAGCATGCGAGAAAAAACAAACGACGAAAAACGTCTCTTCGCCGGTTCAGAGTTTCTTACGTTCCCACTATCAAGGAAAATCAAAAAACATCACGACTCCCAATGTTAAATGCCCTATTTGTTCTGAGATCCATTATGTAGTGGCCTGTCCCACTTATTCGTTAAAGACTGTCCAACAGCGACTAGCCCTTATTTCTAAGCATAAATTGTGCTTCAACTGTTTGGGATCTCATCGGTCAGCCGAATGCTGTAACGTGAAACGTTGTCGGAAATGTGGTGCTAAACATCACACGTCAATTCATCCAGGAAAATCTCAAGATACCAAGACTATCACACCCGCATTGAAATCCAAGGACATCGATGTTGTTAAAGCTA cAACGGCAGTAGTTAAGATTCTTTCTCACAAAGGAGAAAACTTTAATGCAAGAATACTCATCGATCAAGGATCTGAGATATCCCTTATCACGGAACGTCTTGTACAACGACTTAGGTTACCACGGAATCATTCTCGTTTACTTATTATCGGAATTGGAGAAAAACCTAATGCATCTAAAGGTCAAACTTCGTTTACACTAAAACCTTGTTACAACTCAGCCTTTAAATGTACCGTGTCTGCTCATATTTTGCCAAAGATCACTGACTTTATCCCGTCGTTGGTTGTTGAGAATCAGGGTTGGACACATTTAAAAGGATTACAGTTAGCAGATCCAAATTATCTGTCACCAGGTCCAGTAGACATACTAGTAGGAGCAGATACTTATGGAAAAATTATCGACAAAGGTCTTATTAAAGGTCCTTCGGATACTCCCATTGCGCAGCTTACAAAATTTGGATGGATAATTTCAGGACCTTCGCAATCGAATTTGAAAACAGTAAATACACGTGGTTTTCACGTCTTTGTCGAGGAAAATCTCTACAATCTTCTCCATCGGTTTTGGGAATTCGAAGAAATTCCGTCAACGAAAGTTTCAACCCTTTCCGCTGAGGAACAAGCGTGTGAAAACCATTTTAAATCTACCCACACTAGAGACAGAGATGGAAGATATATAGTGAGACTGCCCTTTAAATTATCGACTGAAAAACTTGGAGATTCTCAAACGAAAGCTGTTCGACtagttaaaagattatttagtcaatttaaaactaataagGATTATGCATCTGCTTATTCAGAGTTCATTGCGGAATACGAACGTCTAAATCACATGCAACTATGGTCAACACCTGATTCAGACTACTTATCCTATTATCTTCCACACCACGGGGTATGGAGAGAGCAAAGTATCACTACCAAACTACGAGTAGTGTTTAATGCTTCGAGTCCATCTTCTTCGGGATATTCACTTAATGACTTACTTCATACCGGTCCTAAACTACAAACTGATTTGTTTGATGTACTCATATATTTTCGATTATTCCGTTATGTCTTCTCCACTGACATAGAAAAGATGTTTCGTCAAGTGAAGATGCATCCTGATGATTGGAGATTTCAAC TCACATATGGATTAGCTTGTGCTCCATATCTAGCATTACGCACTTTACAACAGCTTGCAGAAGACGAAGATTCACGTTTTCCTCTAGCGATTACATCCTTAACAAAGGGACGTTATGTAGATGACATTTTTGGAGGAGCTGACTCGATTGAGCAAACTAAGGAAATCGTTACTCAACTTAACCAACTTTGCATGGCGGGCGGCTTTAACCTTCAAAAATGGTCAAGCAATCAAGTAGAAGTATTAACCGAGATCCCTGAAAAGAATCGGATTGCACATTTTGCGGTTAATATCAAAGATAACGTAGCTGTAAAGACTCTCGGTTTACATTGGATAACAACAACGGATACCTTTCAATTCACCTTTAATCTTTCAATTCCGGACGTTATTACAAAAAGAGTTATTCTATCCAACATTGCTAAGTTATTCGATCCTCTGGGGTTTCTCGCACCTGTAATTATTACTGCAAAGATTTTCATTCAACAGCTCTGGTCAAATAAATTAGGTTGGGATGATCCTTTACCAGAAGCCCTAGCATTAAAGTGGACGAATTTTGTAATGAGTCTCCAAGACACTCCTCGTCTTACGTTCCCAAGATGGATCGGATACATGTCTGATCTAAAAATTGAGTTACACGGATTTTGTGACGCGTCTCAACAAGCAGTGGCAGCGGTTGTTTACATACGAACTGAAAAtcaaaatagagaaataaaaactGCGTTATTATGCTCGAAAACAAAGGTAGCTCCATTGAAAAAGTTGACGATACCTCGTTTGGAATTAACAGGAGCAGTGTTACTAACCAAGTTAGTTTCACATGTGTTAAAAGTACTAAATCTAAAAAACGTGCCTCTTCTCCTGTGGACTGATTCCACAATCACCTACACGTGGCTGAATCACCACCCTTATCGTTGGAAGGATTTTGTTCATAATCGAGTCTGTTACGTACAAGAAGTTTTGACTCAAGCAGTATGGAAATTTGTCCCAGGAGTTGAGAATCCAGCAGATCTTGCCACACGAGGTTTAACCCCCAACCAACTGTCACAGATGTCGTCATGGTGGACAGGACCACACTGGCTCACTTTATCACCTTCAAGTTGGCCCACGGTAGTTCCATCACATTCTTTCGAAAAAGGGTCCTTGGAAGAAAGACCTACTAAAGTGACCTCATATACTATCAACACTGTTCACTTGTGGGATCTAATAAACCGATACTCTAGTTTAATGAAATTGTTACGAATCACAGCA GTGGAAGCTACAATGAATTCAAGACCTTTTAGCGCACTCTCTGAAGATCCCGAAGATCTTAACGCTTTGACTCCTGGACATTTTATCATGGGTTGTGCACCATCCTTGATTCCTGAACCATCGCTGGAAACCGTGAAATTGTCACATCTTTCGAGATGGCAACTCATCCGTCAAATGTTGGACAGTTTCTGGACTCGGTGGTCGAAAGAATGTCTCCAACGTTACTACGCACGATACAAATGGAACAAAGTAGTTCCATCCTTGACTGTTGGGAATTTAGTTCTCGTAGTTGATGAACGGTACCCACCAGCGAAATGGCCATTAGGACGCATTATTCAAACTCATGAGGGTAAAGACGGTCTAACTCGAGTTGTCACTGTACGTACTCAGACATCTATTTTAAAGAGGCCTATCGTGAAGGTGTGCCCACTACCGATAGACGTACCCACTCTGTAA